The following nucleotide sequence is from Ferruginibacter lapsinanis.
TGCCGTATTTGCGATGAGTTGCAATAATGCCACAACAAAAGAAAACAGTACAGCGGCAGCTGACACTTCCTCTGGAAAAATTGATTATGCTTATTTACCCGCCAATCATCCTCCGGATTATTGGGATAGGGGGGATCAGAAAAATATTGCCCTGGTGCTTAAGTCTTTAAAAGGATTTGAAACAAAAAATGTTGAACAGGCGTTGGAGCCATTTGCAGACAGTGTACTCTGGCAAGTTGGGAATATGGATGCTAAGATCTCAAAAGACTCATTACGATCAATGTTTACAAATGATCTGAAAGCTATTGCATCTATTAAGATCGTTATGAATGATTATGAATCTGTTATCTCTAAAGATAAAAAATTGGAGTATGTGTCGTTATGGTATAAACAGATCAATACCGATATGAAAGGGAAAGTTGATTCTATGATCTGTATGGATGATGCTAAAATTGTAAATGGAAAAATTGTTGAACTTGAGGAAAAAGTAAGGCCATTGGGGCAAAAGAAGTAATCAGAACAAAATAAAAAGTGCCGATCTGATCGGCACTTTTTATATAAAAAAATTACAAGGATCTATATTCTGCTTAGGATTTCTTCACCAATAGCATCGGTGCCTAAAATTTTGTCAGCTGGCGTAGTAGCATCAGCAATATCCCTTGTACGGAAACCAGCTTTCAATACCTGGTCAACCGCATTGATCACGGCTTCACTTTCAGCTTTTAAGCCGAAAGAAATATCTAATAATAATGCTGCTGATAAAACAGAAGCCATCGGGTTAGCAACGCCTTTACCTGTAATGTCGTGACCAGAACCATGTATTGGTTCGTAAACGCCTGTCCCATCTCCGATGGACGCAGATGCTAACATGCCCATTGAGCCTGCAATTTGCGAAGCTTCATCTGTTAAGATGTCACCAAATAAATTACCGGTTACTACCACATCAAAACGTTTAGGATCTTTAATTAAGATCATCGCTGCTGCATCAACAAACTGATGTTCTAATTGAACCTCAGGATAATCTTTTGCCACTTCTAAAATGGTTTCTCTCCATAAACGACTGCTTTCTAAAACATTCGCTTTATCTACACTCATTAATTTTTTACCTCTTGTCATTGCAGCATCAAAAGCTTTACGTGCAATACGTTCAACTTCATATTTGCTGTAGATCATTGTATCGTAAGCAGTGTTACCATCAGCAGATCTTGCTCTTTCACCGAAGTAAACATCTCCTGTTAATTCACGGAAGAATAAGATATCTGCTCCTTTTAATATTTCTGGTTTGATGCTGGATGCACTCAGCAATTCATCAAATAATTTTATCGGACGAAGGTTAGCATATAAGCCTAATTCTTTACGCATTTTCAACAAACCTTGTTCAGGACGAACTTTTGCTGAAGGATCATTATCATATTTCGGATGACCTACTGCACCAAATAATACTGCATCTGAATTTCTCATTTTTTCTAATGATTCATCAGGTAAAGGATTACCGGTTGCTTCAATTGCTACGTGACCGATCAATGCTTCATCATAAGTGAACTCATGTCCAAACTTTGCAGCAATTTTATCTAATACTTTTTTACCAACAACAGTTACTTCTTGTCCGATTCCGTCTCCAGGAACGATAACGATGTGTTTTTTCATTCGAAAGTGTTTGTGGCTACAGCTGCGGCTTTTGGCTACAGCTTTGACCTATTATTATAATTAAAAATTCTATTTTAAAAAGCTCGGCCGTAGCCATAAGCTGCAGCCAAAGGCCTAAATAGTGTTCAACATTTTTTGCGTTGCCTTAATCGCTGCAATTGTCTGATCCGAATCCAATCCTCTCGTTTTAAATTCTCTTCCCTTTAAATTCCATGTAATGATCGTTTCACACAACGCATCTGTTTTACCTCCCGGCGGAATGCGTACAACGTAATCCGTGAGCAAAGGCAATTCTAAATCTTTTTTTGCATACACTTTTTTAAGTGCATTCATAAAAGCATCGTATTGTCCATCACCTTCAGCACTTGCTTCATGCAAACCATTGTCTTCAAATTTTATTTTGATAGTAGCATATGGTTTTAAATCATTCGATACAGTTAGTATATATTTTTCTACTTTAACTTTTTCAACTAGAGTAGCACCATCCAATACATCTGACAAAATATAGGGAAGATCTGCTTGCGTAACCGTTTCTTTTCTGTCACCTAATTCAATGATACGCTGCGTTACCTTTTTTAGGTCTTCGTCAGATAATTGTATACCGAGCTGTTGTAAATTATTTTCAATATTTGCTTTGCCGGATGTTTTTCCTAAAGCGTATTTTCTTTGTCTACCGAAACGTTCAGGCATTAACTCGTTAAAGTATAATTGATTTTTTTTATCGCCATCGGCGTGAATACCTGCAGTTTGAGTAAATACATTTTCTCCAACGATTGGTTTGTTCACAGATATTCTGAAACCTGAAAAGTTCTCTACGAGTTTACTCACAGAGTGCA
It contains:
- the leuB gene encoding 3-isopropylmalate dehydrogenase, which translates into the protein MKKHIVIVPGDGIGQEVTVVGKKVLDKIAAKFGHEFTYDEALIGHVAIEATGNPLPDESLEKMRNSDAVLFGAVGHPKYDNDPSAKVRPEQGLLKMRKELGLYANLRPIKLFDELLSASSIKPEILKGADILFFRELTGDVYFGERARSADGNTAYDTMIYSKYEVERIARKAFDAAMTRGKKLMSVDKANVLESSRLWRETILEVAKDYPEVQLEHQFVDAAAMILIKDPKRFDVVVTGNLFGDILTDEASQIAGSMGMLASASIGDGTGVYEPIHGSGHDITGKGVANPMASVLSAALLLDISFGLKAESEAVINAVDQVLKAGFRTRDIADATTPADKILGTDAIGEEILSRI